The Ignavibacteria bacterium genome contains the following window.
TTGATAAAATAATTTTTCAAATAGTCAGATAAATTTTTGTCATTGAGATGTTCAATCACTTCAGGATTGACAAGTCCAACCATATCAATAATTTTTCTATTGCTATAAAAAGCAATTGCGCCTATATCGTGTGTTGCAATAACTTCATTTTCTTTTGTGTTCTGTTTAATCCACTCAGCTATTCTAATGTGACGGTCATAATGATATTTACCGGTGTAAGCAATCTCTTCAGCATTCTTTGGAATTTGATTTAAAGACAGTACCAGAATGAAAAGTCCAAAAGCAACATAAATTATATTCAAAAACTTACTTTGATCAGATTTACTCTTAACCTGCAAATAATTCAATATTCTCTGGAAACCATCAAAAGCTGTAAGTAAATAAATTGGAATTACAGGCATTAAATACCTTCCGAACCTGTGCGTAAATGGAAGCTGGATGTAATAAATTAAAATGAATGATAAGATAAATGAAAAATAGACAATCGATTTATTGTATTCTTTTTTGAAAATGTCCCTCACTATGAATAATATATTAAGAACAAATGGTATCCAGATAAGAATAAATTCTTTAGTCGAGAAATAGTCGATTACATCTCGCTTGAGAAAATTCTTTCTATCAGAACCAAAATAATAAGTCAATTTAGCTTTGTAAGTATTTGGCAAAATATTACCCGACAGGATGTAATTAAACAAGAAATAAGAAATTATTATAATTAGAATCGGCAGAACAAAATGAACATATCTTTTTTCTTTAATAAATTTTTCAGCAAACTCTGTCTTGAAATAAATTATTTGAATTATCAAATCAAAGGTCAAAATTGCAATTAGAATTAAACCTTCTGGTCTTGCCCATACACTTAATCCAGAAAATATTCCAGCAATTAAATAATTCTCTCTTCTATAAAAATATATAGACGAAATTATAAAAAAGATAAACATCGTTGTCTCCATCCCCGAGACAGATATCAATCCAAGTTTCGGTTGAATCGCAACCAAAATGCTTAAAACTAATGCAGCATAATTTGAATTAAACTCAAACTGAGTCAACTTGAAGAAGAAGTAAGTCATTAAACCAAAGAATAAAATTCCAATTATGTAACTTAAAATGAATTCATTTTTGATAATTAAATAAAGTAAAGCAGCCAGAAAAGTATAAAGCGGTGAGGTTGATCCTGAAGTTATAACCTGATCTTTAAAATAAGAGTAAGCACCATACTCAATTAAATTTCTTGCAAATTGTAAATGGATCCAGGGATCATCAAGCGGAAAAGAAAAAAATCCATTTTTCGAATACTGGTAAATTACATAATAGACAGGAAGAGCTATGGCAATTAAAATTGGGACAATTAGAAAAACAAATCTTAACCTTACCGCCGACACTTTTTGAAATAAAAGCGGGCTTTTGGATATAATTTTCTGATGATGTTTTTCTTTTTTAATCTTCTTCGTTTTCATTTTTACTCTGAGTTATTTTTTTGAAATGACAATTAATCCAGTGCCTTTATCTATTCTGGATTTTGTGTCGAGATAGTTTAATAAAATAAAGAAAGGTAAGATCAGGATATAATAAAAAGGTAAGAGCAATAAAAATATTTTACTCACATTTAAAAGCAGCATTGGATATTTAATTCCAATTCGCCAGGCTTTATCACCCCAGAAACCATAAGTGTAAAACCCTTCGAATGAATTAAAACCAGCTAGTTTTAATTTTTCAAACATTTCCTCCTTTGAGTAACCAGTTCGAAAATGTTCACCAATAAAACTTTCATCTTCTTCACCGTGAGCGTCACTGCCGCCAAAGATTGAAGGAGTATTAATAATTAAATATCCATCCTTCTTTAATGCACGATGAAAGTTTCTTAAAACACCAATATCGTTCTCGATATGTTCCATCACATCAACGCATACAATCAGGTCAAACTCATTATTGTATGTGATTTTTGTCAGATCATCAATTTTGAATTCGACATTTTTCAGGTTTGATTTTTTGAAAAATGTGGAAGCGTCGTTTATGTAATCTTCCTTTATATCAACAGCAAGAATTTTTGTGTTTGGGAATTTCTTAGCTATAAAGTAGGAGTATTGACCAAATCCAGTCCCTGCATCGAAGACAACCGGCGCAGATGTATTAATTTGTGGAATTATTTTTTTTAATAACTTTCTGATGTACCAGCTTCTCAGGAAAAATAAATTTAAGAGAGAGTAAAAAATCTTTCTTAGTAATAAATTCGATTTGATAAATTTTGCGAAGATATTTTTGATGGGATCGTAATGCATTTTATTCCTTCATTTGTTCAATTAATTTTTGAAATACAGTTTCGGGTTTAATTGAATTCATACAATTCGGATCAAAATCGCAATCCATCTTGTAACAAACAAGACAATCGAGGTCCGATTGAATTTTTGTAATCAATCCATAATCTTCTATTTCATTGGCAGAGGTAGGACCAAATAATGCAATTATTTTTTTCCCTAAAGCTGTTGCTGTGTGCATTGCAAGAGTATCGCCAGTAACTAATAAATCGCACAAGTTCATCAAAGCAAAAAATTGTCTGAGAGAGTTCTCTGTGCCAGTATCTACAACTCTTGTGGAATGCAATTTTGCAAGATAATTATTCCTTTCTTTTTCAAATGGACCACCGTAAAGAAAAACATAATAATCAGTTTTATCCAAAATCATTTTGATGAGAGTTTCAAATCCATCGAGCGTCCAGCTCTTAAATTTCCATCTTGTACCAGCTCCAGTGTTTAGTCCGATAATTTTTTTTGATTTATCGATATTGCTATTGAGCAAAAATTTTTTTGCAAATTCTTTTTCCTTCTCATCAAGGGTCAAAATTATTGGGAAATTTTTTGTTTTTATTTTCGCAATCTCAAGAATAATAGATTGATAAGTTTTCGTGTTTTTCTTTTTCACATCATCGAAAGCACCCATAATAAACCATTCTTCAGCTTCTTTATTTATCGGATAGACTTTGCCTTTTTCATCTAATCCGTATCCTAATTTCTCCTTACCTTTAACCGCAGAACAAATTGCTGAACTGATTGTTGATGAATCTAAATTTATTACAAGATCAAATTCTTCCACAGATAGAAAATAGTTTGTTTCGTTTTTCTCGATTTCAAGCAGACGATCTACAAGATTATTGTTATAAAAAATTTCTTTTGCACTTGAGCGAGTTATCCAAGTGATGTGAGATTGTGGATATTTTTCTTTTAGACCTGGCAGAATACAAGTTGTTCTCAAAACATCACCAACTGCATCAAGTTTAATGATTAGTATTTTAAAACTTATCGTTTCATAGTGTGGACAATCATCACATTTGATTCCAGTAAACTTATGAAACGAGCAAGGTCGATCTCCAGGAAAATGTTTACAATCTCGTTTTAACATAGCTGAAACTTATTTTTTCAAAGTTAAGAATTTCAATATTTCTTTGATTAATGTTTTCTCAGCAAAAAAATCAAAACAGAATTCAGGTTCAGAACTGTTAAACTTTATTATTAATAAATCTTAATTTATACTTAGTAATAATTTTAGTATGTGAAATTGAATTCAAAATAATTATGATACTAAGGATAAAATTTAAGTAAAATAATCTAAAACATTTTAATTTTATTTTGGTTATTCGACTTACCGTAGGCAGACCAATCGTAGTCCCTTGAGTGGGAATGAAAGGAGACAAAACAATAATGACAATTGTCGAAGGCCAATTAGCAGTAATAATATACAAAAGCGAAAGTACAAAAAGTTTGTTAAAATAGTTTAGAATATTTAGTTACTTATGAAAGATAATTTAAGATTTAAATTGGCAAGAAAATAGTTTTTAGAGTCGCTCGGCTGAGCGACTCTACGGTAAAATTTAATTTGTTAAGATTTTTCTACCTTAGGTAGATGCATCTACCGTAGGTAGACAAACTTCTTTGTCGAAGTGAATGAACCTGAACGTAGTTGATATAAATAGATTCCTGAACTCAATCCATATTTACTTGCATCAAACTCAACTTCATATTCACCGGCTTGCATTGGTTCATTTACAAGTACGGCAACTTCACGGCCGAGTAAATCAAAAACTTTCAATGTAACAAATTGTTCTGCGCTCTGATTACTGCCTACTGCATATCTTATTTTTGTTGTTGGATTGAATGGGTTGGGGTAGTTTTGATGCAGAACAAATCCATTTGGATTCTGTACTTCCAAGGAAACATCTGTAGTGTTCCGCTCTATGATTAGTTTTACCGGCATGTCAACTACCAATCCCCAATTTTGACTCGTTTCGTAAAATCCGATTGAGTTACCGCTAATTGGAATATTAGTTGGCCACACCAAATCAAGTGGTCCAATCAATCCGTAAGGTACCTCTATTACTCCCTGGATAGGAATAAAGTTTGTATCAACAATTACCTTATACCAATTCGGATAAACATCTACTGAATCTAAAATATCATTAATCGTTTGTTCAAACACTTTTGTTTTTAATGTATCTTTATAAAAAGCGATTGCTTTTAATGTATCACCAATTACATTATGCGAGAATAGGTAATGAATTTCTTTTATTTTATAAGCTTCCCAATCATCCTTTGGTCTAAATCGGCCATGTCGATAATAAATTTCATCAGTTAAAGCGTATTTAACTAAAAACCTTGCTGTATCAGGAAGATAATAAAGTGTATCTATGTCTGTTAGCGTTTGTTTCTGAACCATTGTTCCTCTGGTAGAAACTGAGTTCGAAGAGGATGATGATAGACTATTGTTTTTCGCCTGAACATAATAAAAGTATATTTGACCTCTACCAATCCCAATTTGATTATCAATAAAACTCAAAGTGTCTTTATTTGTAAAACCGATAAGTGAATAGTTGTTAGGTGGTGTTGATCCATCGAGAGAGACCCCTCTATAAATATCGTAACCTGTAACGAAGTTATCTGGAGAGGCGTTCCAAGTAAGTTTAGGATTTCCATTATAATTTGTTAAAACCAAATTAGAAGGTGGATTAGGAAGCTTACATGAATTCCCCCCTGAATTACATATTAATGAAGAGCCATTTAAGAATGTTATGTTTGCACCGGATTTAATTAAGACACTTCCTCCTTGCTCAATGACTATGTTTGTATTTACAGTTAAATTTCCTTCTATTATCAAATTACCGTAAACAATAAATTGGCAATTATTATTGAATAGTAATTGAGTATTTGGTCTTAGCGTTAAACTTACATTTTGTGCAACAGCAATTGTATAATGCGGTTTTAATGTTTTACTCCAAATGGTATTTTCTGTAATATATCCATTGAAAGTTAATGCTTTGTATGCATTCAATAATCCATTACCTATCAGTCCATAGAAGTCAAAATTGCAAATGTTGCTACTTGCCCTGTTTTGTTCATCTCTATTTGTACATGTCATTAAAATCTGATTTATAATTTTTTCGTTGTTCCATGAATGATATTTTGCAGCCAATAAAGCGACAAGACCTGATGTCATAGCGGTTGTTCCAGAAGAGTGAACTGTCCATCCATAAGTATACTGTCCAGAATTATACCAAGGCCATCTAACTAATTTTGATCCTAGAACATCTATCTTGTTATTGACATAAGAATTCAATCTCATATGAACACCATCTCCATCTAAGACTGATGCGGCGATAACATTGTTATATGAAGCGGGAAAGGTATAAGTATTGCTCGGACAATTAGAGTATGTAAAGCCACCACAAGCAATCAACACACAGTTTTTGACATTATATGCATAATTAATTATATCTTGTTCATATTGACTTGGTAGAGTATCGATGCTTGGATAGAAAAAACTCATATTGATTGCTTTAACCCCCTTGTTTGCTGCATAATAAATAGCATCTACCCAATCTCCCCCTATAGTTCCATTTTCACCAGCTTTAAGATGTAAAACTTTACTATAAAAAGATACTCCAGCCGCACCCTCATTGTTATTACCCTTTGCCGCAATTATACCGAAAATTGCCGTTCCGTGAGTAGAATTGGGATCGGGTGGAATAATGTTGTTATTTCCATTTAAAAAATTCCATCCAGCAAAATCATCTATCTTTCCATTTCCATCATCATCAATTCCATTAATATCACCTGGGTCAAATACTATTTGGTTATTAATAATCTCAAGCGTATGACCATCTCCATCTGCATCTTCACCATAATTTCCCGAACCACCAGTAATATTTTGATAAACATTATCCATACCTATATCAGGATGTCTCCAATCCAAACCATTATCAATCACGGCAACAGTAATCCCACTGTTTCCTGTTTCTACATCCCATGCTTCTGGTAGATGCATATCCCAATATGCTTTACAATTTACGGAATCAAGCAAGGGATCATTTGGTAAAAATGATGTTATCGGGATACTCATTTTTTCTACATAATCAAAGTAATCAGTGAGCAATGAATATGAATTGAATATATATTCAATATCCTCTGGAGATAAAAATTTAAATAAGTACCATCGATTAATATCATATTCATTAACATTGGGAAATTTTTGAACTACTTCAGTGCAAAGAAATAATTCATTCAATCTGTCTATGTCCTCAACTCCTGTAAATGTTATCAAGATTCCACTTTCATTATACCTTTGCTTTATATTAAAGTTAACATCTTCTTTGACTTTGATTATAAGTCTATCATTGTGAAAATTTTGTTGAGATATTGCACTTGTATTTAAAAAAAATAAAAACGCTAATAATAAAATTTGTGTTTTCATTGTATTTTTCCTCCTTAATTTTTAAGATATATTTACAATTGTTTCGCAATATCTTCCTCAAGTAAACCCTGTAGTATAAAAATATTGCCCCTTTGTTGATGAAGGATTAAATCTAACATCTTCTTTACATCTTAAACCATTGAGTAATTCTGAAAAAGAAATGAAATAATTAAGGCTATATATATGCCTGTTAATCAGTCTACAGAAAATATCTAATTTTCCAAACCCACAGACAAATTCTTTTATGCCCGAAGAAAAATATTTTGAAAAATTAAATAACATCTTTATCTCATGATTGAGATTAAGTTCTAACAAAGGTATAAATTGAAACATTGAAAAGCAAAAGTAATCTCTCATCAAAAGTCTTCAATCTCAAAAACAATTGTAGAGACACAACTATTTGTGTCTCTACTTAAATAGATATTTAAAAAATAAAATATACCTGAGAACTGTACCCGGCTTTTCACTCACTTATCGCCTGTTCATAATTTTCTTCAAGAGATAGGATTCAATCAGCTTTTAATTTTAAAATTATTTTAAAAAATCTTAGAACCGTCAAAATTAACTATTTCTTTTTTTTCACATTCCGATTTTTACTAAATACTTGTCTTTTTCTAATTTAATTTTGAAGGTTCTTCATTTTTCAAATACTTTTTGAACCAATTCAATCCTCTATTCAACATATTTAGATAATGTTGTGGTTCATTTCTAATTCCATGACCTTCTCTTGGATAAACAACAAATTCAACTGTCCTACCCAAAATTTTTAATGCCTGATACATCTCCTGTGAATTCGCAAGGTTCGTGTATTTATCTTTATCACCTTGAAGTATGAGAACAGGTGTTTTTATATTCTGTACATAAAATGCTGGTGAGCGATTTACCCAAAGATGATTCATTTCAATTGGCTTTTCCCAGTAGTAATATCCAAAATACATTTTCTCAAAAATCGGTTGCCAGGAATTTGAAAAATCGGTGAAGAAACTGAAAATTCCATACATCGAAACTGCTGCAGCAAAACGATCGGTTTGTGAAATTATCCAGTTTGTCATATACCCGCCATAACTTCCACCAATCACTCCCATTCTGGTTGAATCAACAAATCCCATTTTAATTACTTCGTCAACAGATTGCATTGCATCTTGAAAGTCACCACCACCCAAATCATAACGATTTGATTGACCAAATTTATCTGAATAGCCCGCACTGCCTCTTACATTTGGAGCGACTACGACAAAACCTTCATTTGCATAAACCTGCATTGGATAACTCTGCAAAAATGTTCTCTTGAATGCACTGTAAGGTCCGCCATGAACACACAAAATCAAAGGATATTTTTTCGATGGATCGAAATCAACTGGTTTAACTAACATTGATTCAATTTCAAACTTTTTATCGTAAGACTTAAATGAAAATATTTCAACTGACCCTTTCTTGAATTTCTTAATTTGCTCAGAATAATTAGTCAATAGTTCGATCTGATTTTTTGTCAGCTTACCGATTTCTTTCAAGAGATTTTCATTCTCATAGATGAAAAACAATTCACCATTACCCGCAATTTTTAAATTACTTATAACCGAACCATCATCAATAATTTTTTTAATTGAGTTTTTCTTAACATCAATTTGATAAATAGAATTTGTATAACCTTCATTCACCAGTGCAAAAATCAAAAAGTCCTTTGGATGCCAGATGTAATTAATTATTGAAAAACCAAAATTTTTCGTCAGATTAACTCTTGTCATATTTTGAAGATCGAGCAATTCGATATCCGTTTCGGCGAATTCAATATCAGGGACTGTCTGAGAAATGAATGAAACAAATTTCTCATCTGGAGAAGTTTGAGGTTCTGTCTCTGGTCCTTCAAAATCTGTCAATTGAGTTACAGTACCGTCAAGAGTCAATTTGTAAATATCGTGATGTTGTTCGTCATTATATTCACCGGTATAATTAGTCTGATAGAGCAAAAAATTTCCTTTTGATGAAAATCGAATATTGCTGATCCCGGCATCACCTTTAAAAATTTTTTTCAGTTGTTTGCTCGAAAAATCATAAAGCCATATTTCTTTTTTGGGATTTTCTTTTGGATAAACAATTTCATCATTTTTTGTTCTTTCTTTTTCATCAAGAATCTTTTGAAGACTATCGGAAATCTCTTCATCTGAAAGAAGTGCCAGATATTTTCCATCATTAGAGAATGTGAACTCATCAACTCCATTTGGTAATCTTAAAAAATGTTCTGCTTCACCGCCATCAATAGAAATTCTCCAGAGCTGTTTTTCACCTTTAATGGTCTTTCCATCATCACTCTGAAATTCCCTCGACGATAAGAAGTAAACAAATTTTCCATCCGGTGAGAAGGTAAAATTCCCCACTCCGGATTTGTGAGTTGTTAATTGCCGAATTTGTTTAGTTTTATTGTTCAACAAGTAAATCTGACTCGCCCACTTCGCATTTTCAAAATCTGGTTTTCGAATATTGAATGCTGTAAAATTCCCATCATTCGAAACCGAGATTGATGATGGATACTCAAGTTTGA
Protein-coding sequences here:
- a CDS encoding tetratricopeptide repeat protein; the protein is MKTKKIKKEKHHQKIISKSPLLFQKVSAVRLRFVFLIVPILIAIALPVYYVIYQYSKNGFFSFPLDDPWIHLQFARNLIEYGAYSYFKDQVITSGSTSPLYTFLAALLYLIIKNEFILSYIIGILFFGLMTYFFFKLTQFEFNSNYAALVLSILVAIQPKLGLISVSGMETTMFIFFIISSIYFYRRENYLIAGIFSGLSVWARPEGLILIAILTFDLIIQIIYFKTEFAEKFIKEKRYVHFVLPILIIIISYFLFNYILSGNILPNTYKAKLTYYFGSDRKNFLKRDVIDYFSTKEFILIWIPFVLNILFIVRDIFKKEYNKSIVYFSFILSFILIYYIQLPFTHRFGRYLMPVIPIYLLTAFDGFQRILNYLQVKSKSDQSKFLNIIYVAFGLFILVLSLNQIPKNAEEIAYTGKYHYDRHIRIAEWIKQNTKENEVIATHDIGAIAFYSNRKIIDMVGLVNPEVIEHLNDKNLSDYLKNYFIKNNVSYFVTMRNWFEAVNQRPVYIPINEFEFMEVFKFDPQRFHLMPKEASFYNQRALFFVQNGNYRAALDFLMRSLRLDPKSSRTLLLLGNVYDFLKDYENAETYLKRAIELFPEYYEAHYELARVYFLQQKYDLAKESALKSLEYKPDLKEAIQLVITVLENVEKNFDEAKIFRERLMKLQ
- a CDS encoding class I SAM-dependent methyltransferase, whose protein sequence is MHYDPIKNIFAKFIKSNLLLRKIFYSLLNLFFLRSWYIRKLLKKIIPQINTSAPVVFDAGTGFGQYSYFIAKKFPNTKILAVDIKEDYINDASTFFKKSNLKNVEFKIDDLTKITYNNEFDLIVCVDVMEHIENDIGVLRNFHRALKKDGYLIINTPSIFGGSDAHGEEDESFIGEHFRTGYSKEEMFEKLKLAGFNSFEGFYTYGFWGDKAWRIGIKYPMLLLNVSKIFLLLLPFYYILILPFFILLNYLDTKSRIDKGTGLIVISKK
- a CDS encoding glycosyltransferase family 9 protein, yielding MLKRDCKHFPGDRPCSFHKFTGIKCDDCPHYETISFKILIIKLDAVGDVLRTTCILPGLKEKYPQSHITWITRSSAKEIFYNNNLVDRLLEIEKNETNYFLSVEEFDLVINLDSSTISSAICSAVKGKEKLGYGLDEKGKVYPINKEAEEWFIMGAFDDVKKKNTKTYQSIILEIAKIKTKNFPIILTLDEKEKEFAKKFLLNSNIDKSKKIIGLNTGAGTRWKFKSWTLDGFETLIKMILDKTDYYVFLYGGPFEKERNNYLAKLHSTRVVDTGTENSLRQFFALMNLCDLLVTGDTLAMHTATALGKKIIALFGPTSANEIEDYGLITKIQSDLDCLVCYKMDCDFDPNCMNSIKPETVFQKLIEQMKE
- a CDS encoding T9SS type A sorting domain-containing protein, whose protein sequence is MTSGLVALLAAKYHSWNNEKIINQILMTCTNRDEQNRASSNICNFDFYGLIGNGLLNAYKALTFNGYITENTIWSKTLKPHYTIAVAQNVSLTLRPNTQLLFNNNCQFIVYGNLIIEGNLTVNTNIVIEQGGSVLIKSGANITFLNGSSLICNSGGNSCKLPNPPSNLVLTNYNGNPKLTWNASPDNFVTGYDIYRGVSLDGSTPPNNYSLIGFTNKDTLSFIDNQIGIGRGQIYFYYVQAKNNSLSSSSSNSVSTRGTMVQKQTLTDIDTLYYLPDTARFLVKYALTDEIYYRHGRFRPKDDWEAYKIKEIHYLFSHNVIGDTLKAIAFYKDTLKTKVFEQTINDILDSVDVYPNWYKVIVDTNFIPIQGVIEVPYGLIGPLDLVWPTNIPISGNSIGFYETSQNWGLVVDMPVKLIIERNTTDVSLEVQNPNGFVLHQNYPNPFNPTTKIRYAVGSNQSAEQFVTLKVFDLLGREVAVLVNEPMQAGEYEVEFDASKYGLSSGIYLYQLRSGSFTSTKKFVYLR
- a CDS encoding S9 family peptidase; this translates as MRKFIFILLFTLQVLNGQEKFTLEDQFKLEYPSSISVSNDGNFTAFNIRKPDFENAKWASQIYLLNNKTKQIRQLTTHKSGVGNFTFSPDGKFVYFLSSREFQSDDGKTIKGEKQLWRISIDGGEAEHFLRLPNGVDEFTFSNDGKYLALLSDEEISDSLQKILDEKERTKNDEIVYPKENPKKEIWLYDFSSKQLKKIFKGDAGISNIRFSSKGNFLLYQTNYTGEYNDEQHHDIYKLTLDGTVTQLTDFEGPETEPQTSPDEKFVSFISQTVPDIEFAETDIELLDLQNMTRVNLTKNFGFSIINYIWHPKDFLIFALVNEGYTNSIYQIDVKKNSIKKIIDDGSVISNLKIAGNGELFFIYENENLLKEIGKLTKNQIELLTNYSEQIKKFKKGSVEIFSFKSYDKKFEIESMLVKPVDFDPSKKYPLILCVHGGPYSAFKRTFLQSYPMQVYANEGFVVVAPNVRGSAGYSDKFGQSNRYDLGGGDFQDAMQSVDEVIKMGFVDSTRMGVIGGSYGGYMTNWIISQTDRFAAAVSMYGIFSFFTDFSNSWQPIFEKMYFGYYYWEKPIEMNHLWVNRSPAFYVQNIKTPVLILQGDKDKYTNLANSQEMYQALKILGRTVEFVVYPREGHGIRNEPQHYLNMLNRGLNWFKKYLKNEEPSKLN